In Vibrio kanaloae, the genomic stretch TGTAGGTAAACACAAGCGTACTTGGGTCATTCCACTCATCTGGGTTCTTTGGTGAATCGGCCACCAAATCTTGGTTTTCATCACAGTATCGATCGTCTAACACACCACGGCTAGAGCAGTCGCTTGCCATAGCCATTGAAGGAAGTAGTAATGAGCTAGCGATTAACAGTCCTTTAACACTGATTTTCATATTCAAACCTTACTTTTACTTATTGTTGAAAGTCACCTTCACTATTGCAGCCTTCGTGCCACCTTTTTATACCTTTAATTTCAGTCACTTAAATAAAAACCCAAACTGACTAATATCTTTTGAGTCATAAGTGTCCAACTAAAAATCCATCATTTGGGTCATTTCTGTCCCGTCGATTTCAGTGGTAAAAAAAGAGCCCGAAGGCTCTTTGGTTCACTGCTTTTTCTCTTATTATTCTTTGGCTAAGCGCTCTCTATACAAACGCTATAATTAGCGACGTAACAGCGCTCTCAGAATTACCTATGCGTCACTGTCCATGCAGTTAGCGTAATAAGTTACCGTTGCAGGCCAATCGCTGAATACACCCATCACACCCACATCTTGTGCCAGCACATCAAGCATTTTCATCATATCGCCATCATTGTTGATGCCGTCTTTCACACTCTTGTAGTACCAACCACCGCCTTGCGCTAGCGGGCCAGAACGTTCCAGTGTCCAAGCGATAATGTCGAGGTCTGCATCCTTAGCAAGCTTGGCGTAATTAGACGCAACCAGTTCGTTGTTTTTGTCTAAATCAACCAGAGCAAACAGAGGTGGTGCGATGATATTCACACCCGCATCGTGCAGTTCCTTCATGTTCTCAACAGACGCGACAAAGTCCGCTTGCTCATAAACACGGTCATCAAGATAAACCGCTTGTTTGCCGAACTTCGGCGTCTCATTTATCCAATACTTCACATCATCCAAGTTGAATGACTGCAGGTAAGTCTCAGAAGGCTTGAAGCCCGCCTCTTTCAGTTCATCCACCAACTTCTGCGCATACATCTCTTGGCTAAATCCATTGAAAGGCATATCTACCGCTGCTGATTTCAATTCAGGAGTGACCTTCACGCCGTACTCTTTAAACAGTGCTGCACTTTCTGCGTGTGTCATCAGTGTGCCACTTTGGCTGTAAAGATCGGTTCTCCAGCCAGGAGTGCCATTCATGTACTCTTCAACCGTGGTGGCTTTTGGGTTCGCACCATCCATTTTACCTTTGAGCGTCTTAAACTCAGCCAGCGTGAAATCAGAAGTACGGCACTCAACTTGAGCATCTTCACCTGTCGCTGGATTAGCTGGTGTAAAAGGGGTTGAGCACTTCTTAGCAAGATCTGGGTGCGCTAATACATCGGTCGTGGTGTGCAGATCACTTTGCGAATGGCGACATACCAACGCCTTATCTTTGGTGAAGGTCACATCACATTCGACGACACCAGCGCCCATTTGAATCGCCGCCAAATAGGATTCCTTAGTATGCTCTGGAAACTGCATAGCAGCTCCGCGATGCCCAATAGAAAAATCACTACGATGAAAAGGTCCTTCGCTGCAACTCAACAGCTTAGTTTTCAAAGGGCTCTCATCCATATTGTTGACTAAAAAGAGGGGACGAGGTCCTAAGTTTGCTGGTTCTGCAGCGGCCCATGCCGTTATTGAACTCATACCGAGTATCAGAGCAATCGAACCTTTCAGTATTTGCTTCATGTTTGTATCTCCTTGCAACAAGCAATTATTTTTCTAATGTCCTTTGTTCGATCATTCAGTGTTGGATAGCTGTCATATATAGATAACTGTCATATGTTTTTTTGACTCAACATCGAATAACCTCATGTGGGCTGACGCCACAATGTAGGGATTGCACGCTTTGTGCCAGATGTTAAAGCCCTTTTATTACAATCACTTGAAACAGTTAGCCATTCGACTAAAAACCAAATGGGTCATTGTTGTCTTGTGCTTTTTCTTTTGGCTTTTGCTTTTGGGTTTCCATTTAACAAACACCTGAACGAGTTAAGCTTTAAAACTCTCTTTATCCAATTGGTGTTTTTTCATTTTTCGATAAAGGGTTTTACGCGGTAAATTCAGCTTACTTGATACCTCGTTAATGTTGCCTGCGCTTTCTATTAGCGCTTCCGTCAATACATTTCTTTCGTACTGCTCCATCTGCTTTTCAAAAGCGAAATCTTCTCCGGGCGCTTCACAAATTGGCGATTGAAGATCGAAGCCATCACCGACGATACCTAACACAAATCGATCAGCGACATTACGCAGTTCACGCACATTACCCGGCCATTCATGTCGGCATAGCTGCTGAATTTGTTCCGGGTAAATCGTCGATGGGCGCGTTTTGTATTTGTGGCTCGCTTGAATCACAAAGTGGCGAAACAGCACCTGAATATCTTCTTTCCTTTGGCGCAGTGCCGGAAGGTTTAAGCTCGCAATGTTAAGGCGATAAAAGAGATCGGCTCTGAATTCCCCTGATTCACTCAAGCTCACAAGATCGGCTTTACTGGCTGCGACCACCACAATATCGACGGGTATCAGTTCATTGCCGCCAACACGCTCGATCATTCGCTCTTGAATCACTCGTAGTAGTTTGATTTGTACCGTAATTGGCATGCTCTCTATTTCATCAAGAAACAGCGTACCGCCATTGGCTTGTTCTATTTTGCCAATACGCTTCTTATTCGCGCTAGTAAACGAGCCCGCTTCATGACCAAACAACTCACTTTCGATAATGCTCTCTGTCATGCCACCACAGTTAATCGCGACAAATGGCTTAGCCTTACGACGGCTAAATTGATGCAACGCGCGAGCTATCACCTCTTTGCCCGTTCCCGTTTCTCCGTTGATGATGGTATCGACGCCAGTATGCGCCAAAGC encodes the following:
- a CDS encoding glycerophosphodiester phosphodiesterase family protein, which produces MKQILKGSIALILGMSSITAWAAAEPANLGPRPLFLVNNMDESPLKTKLLSCSEGPFHRSDFSIGHRGAAMQFPEHTKESYLAAIQMGAGVVECDVTFTKDKALVCRHSQSDLHTTTDVLAHPDLAKKCSTPFTPANPATGEDAQVECRTSDFTLAEFKTLKGKMDGANPKATTVEEYMNGTPGWRTDLYSQSGTLMTHAESAALFKEYGVKVTPELKSAAVDMPFNGFSQEMYAQKLVDELKEAGFKPSETYLQSFNLDDVKYWINETPKFGKQAVYLDDRVYEQADFVASVENMKELHDAGVNIIAPPLFALVDLDKNNELVASNYAKLAKDADLDIIAWTLERSGPLAQGGGWYYKSVKDGINNDGDMMKMLDVLAQDVGVMGVFSDWPATVTYYANCMDSDA
- a CDS encoding sigma-54-dependent transcriptional regulator, producing MTSEKHIVLIDDEIDVVEAVSEMLELEGFSVTTFTDPNLGLKSLKANSQSVVLCDVRMPQVDGLTLLSSIQHRAANVPVLLMSGHGDIPMAIEAMKLGAFDFLEKPLNASELVEKLDLALTQCQHNCPFPSDGDEQEELPIESVVIGQSKMMDTIRKQVLALAHTGVDTIINGETGTGKEVIARALHQFSRRKAKPFVAINCGGMTESIIESELFGHEAGSFTSANKKRIGKIEQANGGTLFLDEIESMPITVQIKLLRVIQERMIERVGGNELIPVDIVVVAASKADLVSLSESGEFRADLFYRLNIASLNLPALRQRKEDIQVLFRHFVIQASHKYKTRPSTIYPEQIQQLCRHEWPGNVRELRNVADRFVLGIVGDGFDLQSPICEAPGEDFAFEKQMEQYERNVLTEALIESAGNINEVSSKLNLPRKTLYRKMKKHQLDKESFKA